ACCAAACGCCGATTCCTAAAAGCCCCACCAGCACGCCCCCCACCGCCGGTTGCAGCCACATTGGCAAAACCAGCTTCTCTTGGCAAAAGGCCCGCGTGCGCAAGAGACCCTCCACAAAAGCGTGTCCTAACAGCCCCGCCGCCAAGCCGAGGGGCACCGCAATCAACATCCAAGGGGCGGTCGTGAAATCGTCTGGGAAATTGACACCCAAAATCGGCTCGTGCCCCAAAAGCATGCGGGAAACCGAAGCGGCGATCACCACCGACACCACCACGCCCCCGAGCGCCTTCGTACTGAAATCATCCAGCAAATCCTCAAAGACAAAAGTGATGGCCGAAAGCGGCGCATTGAAGGCCGCCGCAATGCCTGCCGCCATGCCCACGGGCACCATCGATTGGATCCTCTCTTTGGCGCGAAAGGCCCATTGCCCGATTTTGGAGGCGATCGAGGCACAAATATGAATGGTCGGCCCCTCCCTGCCGAGCGAATTGCCCATACCCACAAACACGCTCACCAAAACAAAACGCCAAAAACCATCTCGCAAACGGATGACGCCAAATCGATTGAAATAGGCCGCCTTCGTCTGGGGAATGCCACTCCCCGAAGCCTCGGGATGCGCTCGCAAAGCCCAGCCCACAAAAAGCCCAGCCAGCGTCGGGGCCAAAATCATGAAGGCCGCAAACTGCCAGCCCCCCAGCCACCTAGCGGTCGCCCAGACTAGAGAAAAAAGGCCCTGGATGGACCAATGGAAAGCCACTGCCGCCAACCCGCACAGCAAACCCACCACCACGCAGAGAATCAGAAACCGATGCCCATCTGAAAAGCGCGCCCGCAGCCAATCCGGGATCGTGGCTTGGCGAGCAGACAGCGTGGCCGATTTCTCCATCGTTCAGGCAGGCGTCAGCCGCAGATTGGGATTCACATCTTCTTCCAGCGGAGACGTCTCCCGGTTGGCCAGTTTCAGGGCCGCCACCTGGGCGATCATAGCAGCGTTGTCCGTGCAGAGCCACCCCGGAGCCAAGCGCAGCGCCAGGCCTCGCCCTTCACAAGCCGTTTGCATGGCCTGCCGCAAGCCCCGGTTGCCACTGACCCCTCCGCTCATCGTCACGGTGCCACACCCCGTGCCTTCGGCGGCTTCCAGGGTCTTGGAAACCAGGACCTCCACGACCGCCGCCTGGAAGGACGCGCAGAGATCGTTCAGCCGGGGCGCGAGCGGCTCCTGCAAATCGCGGATGGCATAGAGGACCGCCGTCTTCAAGCCACTGAAACTAAAGCGCCAATCACCCTGGCTCAGGAGCGATCGTGGAAAAGCAAAAGCCTTGGCATCCCCCAAAGCAGCTCGTTCGTCAATCTCCGGGCCACCCGGATAAGGCAAACCCAGCATCTTGGCCACCTTGTCAAAAGCCTCCCCCGCCGCGTCATCCAAAGTCGTGCCAAGCAAGCGGTAGTCCGCAAAGTCCCGGACCTCCACCAGCAAAGTGTGCCCCCCACTGACCACCAAAGACACATTGGGAACCAAGCCCTGAGAGTCTCCCAGAAAAGGGGAAAGCAAATGCCCCTCCAAATGATTGATCGCCAGGAAAGGCTTGCCCAAAGAAAGCGCCAAAGCCTTAGCGGTCGTCGAACCCACCAAAAGCGAACTCGCCAAGCCCGGCCCGCTCGTGGCGGCAAACGCATCCACCTCCACCAGCCTCACCGCAGCCTCGTCCACCACCCCGCGGATCAAAGGCGGCAGCGCCACATTGTGTCGACGGGAAGCCAACTCCGGCACCACGCCCCCAAAGGGCCGATGGTCTTCCACCTGCGAAGCCACCTGATGCGCCAACACCTCCCCACCCCGCACCAGCGCGACCGCCGTCTCATCGCAGGAAGACTCAATCGCCAAAATCAAATCCCCCGACATCTCGCTAAAAGCTCAGACCAACCTCTCCTTGACCGCCAAACTCAGCGTCTTCCCATCCGCTCGTCCCCCCGCCTTCCCATTGGCCAGCTTCATGACCGCGCCCATATCCTTGATGGAAGTGGCGCCCGCCTCAGCGATCGCCTCCTCGACCAACTGGCTCAGCTCCGCCTCACTCAAAGCCTGCGGAAGATAGCCCTCCAAAACCCCGATCTCCCGCTTCTCCTTCTCGGCCAACTCAGCTCGACCGGCCGCCTCAAAACTCTCGATGGAATCCTGCCGTTGCTTCACCTGCTTGCGGATGACGGCCGTCACCTCCGGATCGGTCAGCTCGGCGCCGGCGCCTCCTTTCTCAATGGCCGCATTCTTGACGGCCGACTTCAGCGCTCGCAGGACCGTAAGCGTCACCGCATCCTTAGCCTTCATGGCAGCCTTCATATCCTCCATCACCTTGGCAGAAATCTCGCTCATCCCCCACCCTAAGCCGCCCCACCTCTTCAGCCAACCCTCGAAACCTGAAACCTGAACCCCGAGACCTGAAAAAAAGCATGCCCCGCTCCTCCCTCCCGCAAGTCCTCTTCGGCCTCGTCAGCATCGCCATCGGCCTCTTCTTCTGCCTCTGGCTCTGGCAAGGCTACCAAAAGGTCAAGGTCACCCGGGCCTGGCCCTCGGTCTCCGCCGTCTTGGAAAAAGCGGAGGTGGCCCGTTATACCCAACACCAAACACCTTCGCCGAAATTCCAGGTCGACCTCCTCTACAGCTATGAATGGGAGGGAAAAGTCTTCACCAGCAGCCAATCCCGCATGCGTCCCCTGCGGAGCATGACCTTGCAAAAAGCGGAAAACCTCGTGAAAGAGCTCAAAAGCCTCCGCCCGTTCCGCGCCTACGTGAACCCGGCCGACCCCAGCCAAGCCATCCTCAAGCACGACACCAAAGCCGCCCTCTACACCATCTGGTTTCCCGGCCTCTTGGTCGTCGGCGGAATCGGCATCTTGCTAGGCGCCTTTCGGAAATAAGGAAATAAGGAAATCCCCTCCTCCCACTCTCCCGCCCTCTCGAGCCACGCGGACTGCTTACCAGCCATGGCGACCTCTCCGCTCCAGAGGTCTATCTGAAGCGCTTCAAAAAATTGATGCGCTCAGCCCTCAGCATGCAAACTGCTCCCTAAACGGCCCGCGGACGCCTGCCCCGCCACCCCTCCCAGAAACTCCAAACTGCCCACTGAAAACTTGAAACTCACCATCCTCGACGCCCACACCACCTCCGCGCTCGCGCTCGGCGAACGTTCCTCCCACCACCCCTCCTGGGACCCGCTCACCGCCCTGGCCGACCTCACCCTCCACCCTCGGACCGCGCCTGAGGAAATCCTCGAGCGAGCGCAGAGCGCCGAAGCGCTCCTGACCAACAAAGTCCTGCTGCCCAAAGACATTCTCACCCAGCTCCCCCAGCTTAAATACCTCGGCATCATGGCCACCGGGACCAACAACGTCGACCTGGCAGCCGCGCGCGCCCAAGGGATCGACGTCACCAACGTCCCCGGCTACTCCACCGAATCGGTCGCCCAGCACGTCTTCGCCCTGCTCCTGGAAATGGCCGGCAACATCAGCGGCCACACCCAATCCGTCCGCGAAGGGGCCTGGGTCGCCAGCCCCGACTTCGCCTACACCCTCACCCCCTTCATCGAGCTAGCGGGCAAAAAACTGGGCGTGCTCGGCTTCGGCGCCATCGGCCAAGCCGTCGCCCGCGTGGGCTATGGCTTGGGCATGGAAGTGCTCGTCTCCAGTCGCACCGAAAAGCCCGCCCCCTTTCCCGTTCGCTGGGTCGACCGCGAAACCCTCCTGGCCGAAGCGGACGCCGTCAGTCTCCACTGCGCCCTCACGCCCGACACCCAGCACCTCATCAATGCCGAAAGCGTGCAAAAAATGAAACCCACCGCTTGGCTCATCAACACAGGGCGCGGCCCGCTGGTGGACGAAGCCGCCCTCGCCACCGCTCTCGGGGAAGGAAAAATCGCAGGCTATGCCACCGACGTGCTCTCGGCCGAGCCGGCCCGCGCGGACAACCCCCTCCTGACCGCCCCCCGCACCTGGATCACGCCCCACTTGGCCTGGGCCAGCGTGGAAGCGCGCCACCGCCTCATGGCCACCCTCGCCGCCAACCTCCAAGCCTGGCAAAACGGGACGCCCCAAAACGTCGTCAACTGAAAGCCCCTGCGCCGTCCGCCTCCTCTGCCAGGAGAGGGGCCTCACACCACAGCGAAGGCGATCAAAAGAAAGAGAGTCATGAAAATACCAGCTAGGAGTCGCATGCCGATGAGGCGTGGAAACTCCTGATACTATTCAAGCGTCCTACCTCTCGCTTCAGAAAAAAGCCTCTGCCCGAGCTACCGGATCCAAGGAGGGAGCGGCCCGTCTCGCGTCCAATCGTCTGGTATCACTTGAGCCCCCGGCCTCTTCCCCTACCCTTCCCCGCTCCCCATGCAGCATGTCATCGACATCCTTCGCGCCCACAGTTCCCCACTCGCGCCCCAACCCACCGCCACCCCGCCCCAGCTACCGGCACTGGCAGGCCTCAAAGGAATCGTCTTCGACATCTACGGCACCCTCTTTATCTCCGGCTCGGGCGACATTGGGGTGGCCCAGAACTCCTCGCGCGATGACCTCCTTCGGGCCGCCCTCGCGGAAAACGGCGTCCTCCTGGCCTCCGAAAAAACCGCCCTGGCCGACACCTTTCTCCAGCTCATCCGCCAGGACCATGCCAGCACGCGCGCCCGAGGGATCACCTACCCCGAAGTCGACATCCGGGAAATCTGGTCGCAATTCCTCCTCCGCCACTGCCCCGGCACCCCGCCCACCCAAGACCTGACCGAGCGCCTGGCCGCCCGCGACGAAACAGCTACCAACCCCATCTGGCCCATGCCCCATCTCGCCGAGACCCTCGCCCTCCTGCGGGAGAAAGGCCTCCTTCTCGGCATCGTCTCCAACGCCCAGTTTTACACCCGGCGCCTCTTCCCCGCCTTCTTGGAAGCCTCCGCCTGGGACCTCGGCTTCCTCCGGGAACTCAGCGTCTGGTCCTACAAAATCCGCGAAGCCAAACCCTCCCCCCGCCTCTACCAACTCCTGGCCGAGGCCCTGGCGGAAAAAGGCATCCAGCCCGCGGAAATCCTCTACCTCGGCAACGACATGCGCAATGACATCCGCCCGGCCCACCAAATCGGCTTCCGCACCGCTCTCTTCGCAGGCGATGCCCGCTCTCTCCGACTCCGCGAAAACGACCCCGACCCCATGCCCGCGCCCGACGCCGTGGTCACCTCCCTAGACCAGCTCCCCTCCCTCCTGGGAAGCTAGCCCAAGGGCTAATTCCACGAAAGAAAACACCCTGAAACCTGAAACCCGAAACCTGCCCCCACCCCACACGACTCGCCCCGACCCAAACCACACCTACCTGCCCCCTCGTGACCCCTCGCGCGCTTCTCCTCCCCCCTCTCCTGGCCCTCCTCGGCTGCGGGCAGGAAACGCCCGAAGCGCCCCCACCGCCCCCACCGCCACCCCATCCTCTGCGAGACCAAGTCGACGCGCTCCCCGCCTTCTTGGATCGACTCTACCGGGAGCACGCCCGGCACCTCGACGCCGCCAGCCCCATCATCCGGGCCCAAGCCCTGGCCGCCATGCGCGACACCCTCCTCCCGGAAGCGGCCGCCCTGGCCGCCATCGACTCAGACCGCCCGCTGGAAGCCGCCCGTTCCGAACTAGCCGACCTCGCCGAATCCCAGGCCCAACTCGCCTTCCAGCAAGCCGCCACCGACCTCAACCCCCAGACCCAAGGCTCACTCAGTGCCGCGCAGGCCGGGCTGCTCTTCCTCGAAAGCGACCTCTGGGAACGGGTCCACCAACTGGCAGCCGACGAACGCCTCGGGCAAGAATTTGATCTCGAAGCCTGGACCCAAGGCTTCCGCGCCGCCCGCCGCCTGCCCGCGCCCGAGTGATACCAAATCCTCTGGAGCTTTCTAATACCAAGCTGCAGAATTGGCTGGTAGAATGGCCGAGTGGATTTCGGGCCAGACCAAGGCGCGACGAGGGCGCGGTGCAGGCACCGTAACCGAGCAGCAACGCAGGCCTGGCTCGAAAGACACCGGCTCTCCCTTCCCCGCGCTTCAGCGCCTCTTCCCCACATCACCTCCCCTCCATTCTGCCAGTGAATTCTGGTGGTTGGTATAAAATCCGTTTGCCGCTCTCAGAGCGTCCACCTACCTTTCGCGCCCTCACCCACCGCCAGCCATGCTATCCTACATTCGCAATCGGAGCAAAACCCTCATGATGGCCGTCTTCGTCGTCATCGTGATCGCCTTCGCCTGGCTCTATAATCGAAACGACCCCACCACCAGCGGGGCCGAGCAGACCTACTTCCGCCTCTACCAAGAAAGCTACACCGGGAGCGAAGTGGGGCGCTTGGGGCGTCTCAGCCAAGTGCTCGCAGAAGTGGCTCCGCCCTACAGCGGTCATCCCGCCAGCCAATTTCTCCAAGTCCTCAGCTTTGGAAACACCGCTGAGATGGACTCCACCGTCTCCTTTGTCGTGAATTATCTTCTCGTGCGCGAAGAAGCCGAGCGCCTCGGCCTCTTCGTGCCAGAAGAACTCATCACCGAGGAAATCATGTCGCTTCCGGCCTTTGAAACCAATGGGCAATATGATCCCGCCAAATTCGACGACTACCTCACCAACGGGCTCTTCCTGCCCTACGCCGGTCGCCAAGTCAGCCTCGCCAGCAAAGGCCTCACCAACGCCGACTTCTACCAACTCATCTCCACCGTGGTGCTCTTCGAAGAACTGCAAAAACTGGTGAGCGATGGCTTGGTCCTCTCCGACCACTTCATCGAGCTCATCCACGCCGGGCAAAACCAAACGCTCGCCGTGCAACTCATCCGCCTCAGCCCGAGCGAATTCGAAAACGCCATCGAAGTCACCGAAGAGGAAATCCAAAGCTACTACCAGGAAAATCCCCAGGAATTCCAAACCCCCGAAGAGCGCGCCCTCCACTATGTCCGCCTCCCCTTCTGGGACGAAACCCCCGCGCCTGCCCCCGAAGCCTCCCCCACCCCGAAAACCGAAGTGGCCGACGCGAGGCTAGCGCAAGAGCGCGAAGCGCAGAAAAACCTTCGGAGCGATCAAATCGCCGACTTCTGGGTCTCGATTGCCAATGACAAGGGCGACTTCCACGCCGAAGCCGCGCAGATCGACCTCGAAGTCCAGACCGCCGGACCCTTCCCCCGCAGCCAAGCCCCCGAAGCCCTCAGCGCCGTGCCTGAACTCGTGAACGACCTCTTCTTGCGCACCCCGGGCGACCCCGTCAGCACCACCATCTACGAACAAGGCGAGGCCTGGTGGGTCTACACCCTCACCGAAATCATCGAACCCACGCTCCGCCCTTACCAAGAAGCCCGAACCGAAGCCGAGGCCTCCCTCCGAGAACGAAAACTGCGCGCCAAACTGGATGAAGCCGCCTCGGACCTCCGGCAAAAAATGGCTAGCGCTCTCTCCGGAGGGGGAGACTTCGCCACCGCGGCGGCCGCCGCGGGGCGGACCGCCGAAACCCCCGAGCCACTGACCGCTCAAGGAGGAAGCCCGGAAGCGAGCGCCCTTTACCGCGCCCTGGCCAACGAAAACGTAGGCCAAGTGGCAGAGCCCATCCGCTCGGGAGACGACCTCCTCGTGGCCACCGTCCTGGCCAAAACCCTCGTCCAAGACCCCTCGAAAGACACCCAAATGGAATTCCTGGGCGAGCAATACAATGGCTTCCTGGGGCAGATCGCCTTCGCCGCTTGGCTGGAACAAAAACGGGAAGCGGCCGACCTGGAATTGGCCCGTTTCCCTCAGGGTTGATGGCAGAAAACCGCCTCCAGAAGCGCGACGAGCTCTTCGACGACGCCAACGGCCACCTCGCCATGGGCGACATGGACGACGCCATCGTAGGCTACCGCCAATGCGTCGAAATCGATCCAGACTTCTTCGATGGCTGGCACGCCCTCGGCATGGCCCTCATGAAAACGGGCCAGCTCCGTGAAGCCATCGGGGCCGGCCTCATGGCCACCACCCTCGAGCCCAATGACCTCCTGGCCTGGACCGCACTCTCCCAAATGTACGTCCAGAACGAGCAAATCGCTGAAGCGGAAGCCGCCAAAGCGAACGCCACCATCCTCTCCCTCGGTGGAAAAGTCGTAAAATAAGGCCCCAAGGTTCAGACCGAGCCCCTCCTCACCCTGAAACCCGAACCCTGAAACCTTTCCCAAAAGTGTTCTACCTCACCACCGCCATCGACTACACCAACGGCCCCCCCCACATCGGGCACGCCTACGAAAAGATCTGGGCGGACGTCATCGCTCGCTACCACCGGCTGCGGGGGGACGAAGTCTACTTCCTCACGGGAGTCGACCAGCATGGACAAAAAGTGCAGCAAACCGCCCAAAAAGAAGGCGTCCACCCAGCCACCTTCGCCCAGCGGAACACGAAAAAATTCCTGGCACTCTGGAAAAAACTCGGAATCGACTACGATGGCTGGGCCGCCACCACCGACTCCCGCCACCAACTCTGCGTCGGCCGCATCCTCACCACCCTCCACGAGCAAGGCGCCCTCTACAAAAAAGCCTACAGCGGCTTCTACTCCGTCCGGCAAGAGCAATTCTTGAGCGAGAAAGACCGAGGCCCCGACGGCCAATTCGGGCCCGAATGGGGGGAAATCACCGAAATCGAAGAAGAAAACTGGTACTTCAAACTGAGCGAACACGCCGAATGGCTCAAACGCTACCTCGCCTCACGCCCCGACGCCGTCCTCCCGGCCTTTCGCAAAAGCGAACTCGTGAACGCCGTCGAACGCGCCGCCGAGACCGACCTCTGCATCTCCCGGCCGAAAGAACGCCTCAGCTGGGGCATCGAAATCCCCTTCGACCCCGACTTCGTCACCTACGTCTGGTTCGACGCCCTCATCAACTACATCTCCTTCGCCGGCTACCGGAACGAAGACCCCACCGCCGGCCTCCCCGACTTTGAAACCCTCTGGCCTTGTCAGGCCCACGTCATCGGGAAAGACATCCTCGTGCCGGCCCACGGCATCTACTGGCTCGCCATGCTGCACGCCATGGGCTTCAGCGACCAAGAAATGCCTCCCCTACTGGTCCACGGATGGTGGAACATCCGGGGAGAAAAAATGTCGAAAAGCCTCGGCAACAGCATCGACCCCGATGCCCTAGCCGACCGCTTCGGCGTGGACGCCATTCGCTACTACCTCGTGCGGGACATCAGCCCCGGACGAGATGCCGACTTCGACCTCGAACGCCTCTTGATGCTCTACAACACCGAGCTAGCCAACAACCTCGGCAACCTCTGCAACCGGGCGCTCAACATGGCCAAACGCTACCGCGGAGGCCAGCTTCAGCCGGGCAGCTACCAGGATGAAGCCTGCCAAACCCTCCGCGCCGCCTTTGAAAAATGCCTCCCCCTCTATCGCCAGGCCATGGATGCCTTCGCCGTCGATGAAGCGCTCTCGGCGCTCCGGGAATACCTCACCGCCGCCAACACCTTCGCCGAGCGCAGCAAGCCCTGGGAACTGGCCAAAGAGGAAGCGAAAAGCGCCCGGCTCGACGCCGTCTTGTATCACATGGCGGAAGTCGTGGCCCACGCCGCCGTCCTCATCGCCCCCATCCTCCCGGAAGCGGCCGCCAAACTCCGCAGCCAACTGAAAGCGGAGCAGCTGGCCGAACTAAAACTACCCGACCTCAAATGGGGCCTCCTCCCGGCAGGCCACCAAACCGGAAAACCCAAGCCCGTCTTCCCCAGGCTGGAAAGGGAAACTCAGTAAAAGGCAGGGATCACACCCACACCCGAAGGCTACTGCCCTGAAGCAACTCGACTGCATCCCTGCGAAACACTTCGGTCTAGGTGTTTCCCGAATTTGACTTCACGATCTGATCCTAGAAGCGTGAAGTGGTCTCCCTAACGGAGCCAAAAAGAGTTGGATTTAGTTGAAGCTGAAGTGAGGGGTGAGGTGGTTAGTTTGTTGTCGTTGGAGAGGTGGAATGGAGGGGGCTGGAGCGTTAGCGGAAGGCCTCGCAATGGAAGC
This sequence is a window from Verrucomicrobiota bacterium. Protein-coding genes within it:
- a CDS encoding GatB/YqeY domain-containing protein, which codes for MSEISAKVMEDMKAAMKAKDAVTLTVLRALKSAVKNAAIEKGGAGAELTDPEVTAVIRKQVKQRQDSIESFEAAGRAELAEKEKREIGVLEGYLPQALSEAELSQLVEEAIAEAGATSIKDMGAVMKLANGKAGGRADGKTLSLAVKERLV
- a CDS encoding DUF3592 domain-containing protein; translated protein: MPRSSLPQVLFGLVSIAIGLFFCLWLWQGYQKVKVTRAWPSVSAVLEKAEVARYTQHQTPSPKFQVDLLYSYEWEGKVFTSSQSRMRPLRSMTLQKAENLVKELKSLRPFRAYVNPADPSQAILKHDTKAALYTIWFPGLLVVGGIGILLGAFRK
- a CDS encoding SurA N-terminal domain-containing protein yields the protein MLSYIRNRSKTLMMAVFVVIVIAFAWLYNRNDPTTSGAEQTYFRLYQESYTGSEVGRLGRLSQVLAEVAPPYSGHPASQFLQVLSFGNTAEMDSTVSFVVNYLLVREEAERLGLFVPEELITEEIMSLPAFETNGQYDPAKFDDYLTNGLFLPYAGRQVSLASKGLTNADFYQLISTVVLFEELQKLVSDGLVLSDHFIELIHAGQNQTLAVQLIRLSPSEFENAIEVTEEEIQSYYQENPQEFQTPEERALHYVRLPFWDETPAPAPEASPTPKTEVADARLAQEREAQKNLRSDQIADFWVSIANDKGDFHAEAAQIDLEVQTAGPFPRSQAPEALSAVPELVNDLFLRTPGDPVSTTIYEQGEAWWVYTLTEIIEPTLRPYQEARTEAEASLRERKLRAKLDEAASDLRQKMASALSGGGDFATAAAAAGRTAETPEPLTAQGGSPEASALYRALANENVGQVAEPIRSGDDLLVATVLAKTLVQDPSKDTQMEFLGEQYNGFLGQIAFAAWLEQKREAADLELARFPQG
- a CDS encoding HAD family hydrolase, whose protein sequence is MQHVIDILRAHSSPLAPQPTATPPQLPALAGLKGIVFDIYGTLFISGSGDIGVAQNSSRDDLLRAALAENGVLLASEKTALADTFLQLIRQDHASTRARGITYPEVDIREIWSQFLLRHCPGTPPTQDLTERLAARDETATNPIWPMPHLAETLALLREKGLLLGIVSNAQFYTRRLFPAFLEASAWDLGFLRELSVWSYKIREAKPSPRLYQLLAEALAEKGIQPAEILYLGNDMRNDIRPAHQIGFRTALFAGDARSLRLRENDPDPMPAPDAVVTSLDQLPSLLGS
- a CDS encoding D-2-hydroxyacid dehydrogenase is translated as MLDAHTTSALALGERSSHHPSWDPLTALADLTLHPRTAPEEILERAQSAEALLTNKVLLPKDILTQLPQLKYLGIMATGTNNVDLAAARAQGIDVTNVPGYSTESVAQHVFALLLEMAGNISGHTQSVREGAWVASPDFAYTLTPFIELAGKKLGVLGFGAIGQAVARVGYGLGMEVLVSSRTEKPAPFPVRWVDRETLLAEADAVSLHCALTPDTQHLINAESVQKMKPTAWLINTGRGPLVDEAALATALGEGKIAGYATDVLSAEPARADNPLLTAPRTWITPHLAWASVEARHRLMATLAANLQAWQNGTPQNVVN
- a CDS encoding tetratricopeptide repeat protein, with the protein product MAENRLQKRDELFDDANGHLAMGDMDDAIVGYRQCVEIDPDFFDGWHALGMALMKTGQLREAIGAGLMATTLEPNDLLAWTALSQMYVQNEQIAEAEAAKANATILSLGGKVVK
- the metG gene encoding methionine--tRNA ligase produces the protein MFYLTTAIDYTNGPPHIGHAYEKIWADVIARYHRLRGDEVYFLTGVDQHGQKVQQTAQKEGVHPATFAQRNTKKFLALWKKLGIDYDGWAATTDSRHQLCVGRILTTLHEQGALYKKAYSGFYSVRQEQFLSEKDRGPDGQFGPEWGEITEIEEENWYFKLSEHAEWLKRYLASRPDAVLPAFRKSELVNAVERAAETDLCISRPKERLSWGIEIPFDPDFVTYVWFDALINYISFAGYRNEDPTAGLPDFETLWPCQAHVIGKDILVPAHGIYWLAMLHAMGFSDQEMPPLLVHGWWNIRGEKMSKSLGNSIDPDALADRFGVDAIRYYLVRDISPGRDADFDLERLLMLYNTELANNLGNLCNRALNMAKRYRGGQLQPGSYQDEACQTLRAAFEKCLPLYRQAMDAFAVDEALSALREYLTAANTFAERSKPWELAKEEAKSARLDAVLYHMAEVVAHAAVLIAPILPEAAAKLRSQLKAEQLAELKLPDLKWGLLPAGHQTGKPKPVFPRLERETQ
- the tsaD gene encoding tRNA (adenosine(37)-N6)-threonylcarbamoyltransferase complex transferase subunit TsaD, with amino-acid sequence MSGDLILAIESSCDETAVALVRGGEVLAHQVASQVEDHRPFGGVVPELASRRHNVALPPLIRGVVDEAAVRLVEVDAFAATSGPGLASSLLVGSTTAKALALSLGKPFLAINHLEGHLLSPFLGDSQGLVPNVSLVVSGGHTLLVEVRDFADYRLLGTTLDDAAGEAFDKVAKMLGLPYPGGPEIDERAALGDAKAFAFPRSLLSQGDWRFSFSGLKTAVLYAIRDLQEPLAPRLNDLCASFQAAVVEVLVSKTLEAAEGTGCGTVTMSGGVSGNRGLRQAMQTACEGRGLALRLAPGWLCTDNAAMIAQVAALKLANRETSPLEEDVNPNLRLTPA